GGACCAGCGGGATGATCAAAATGTTGTCGTGGGTCGTCGCCTTGTCCGCGTCCAGGAGGGCAGCCGTGCCGCCGCCCACCTGGGCGTCGGCGTCCGGCACCGCGTGCACGGCGTCCCGTACCCGTTCGACCGTCTGCTTCGCGGCCTCGCTGTCGGACGGGGCGGTCATCGTCGCCTCGAAGAGGACCTTGCCCTCGAAGAACGGTTTCGTGCCCGGGGGCAGGCCTAGGGACTCGGGGACGACGCCCGGGGTGTCGGCGACGGCGCGGCCCACCTCGCGGGCCTGGGCCTGGTTGCTGACGATGACCAGGGGGTCGCCGCTGCCGGCCGGGAAGAACTCCTCGGAGATCTCCTGCCCGGTGATCGACTCCGGTTTGTCGGTGAAGGCGTCGGCGTTGCTCAGCCCCTCCGCGCGAAGCTGGATCAGGCCCAGGGAGCAGACCGCGAGGACCGCTGCCGTGATGGCCCAGGTCATACGGGGGCGGCGGGCGATGTTGCGGCCCATGCGGGCCCAGACGCCGCGCTCGTGCGGGTTCTCCGCCCCGACGTGGGGGATCACCGGCCAGAAGATCCAGCGGCCGAAGATGACGAGCAGCGCGGGGAAGAGGGTCATCATCGCGAGCAGGCCCACCGCCACACCGATCGCGGCGACCGGGCCGAGGCCGCTCGTCGAGTTCATCTCCGCCGCGAGCAGCACCAGCATGCTCAGGACGACGGTCGCGCCGGAGGCCAGCACCGCCGGGCCCGCGCGGTGCAGGGCCAGGGCCATCGCCTCGTGACGGTCCTCGTGATGGCGGAGTTCTTCCCGATATCGGGCGACGAGCAGCAGCGCGTAGTCGGTGCCCGCGCCGAAGACGAGGACCGTCAGGATGCCCGCGCTCTGGCCGTTGACCGTCAGACCGCCGTGCTGCGCCAGGAGATAGATCAGGGCCTGCGCGGTGAACAGGGCGACGATCACGGCGACCAGGGGGACCAGGAGCAGGGTCGGGCTGCGGTAGGTGATCAGCAGCATGACGATGACGACCGCCATCGCCGAGAGCAGCAGCGTGGAGTCGATGCCCTCGAACGCCTCGGCGAAGTCCGCCGAGGTGCCGCCCGGCCCCGTGACGTACACGGCGAGGCCGCCCGTGCTCGTCCCGACGATGTCCTTGATGGAGTCGACGGCGGGTGCGATACGGTCCCAGCCCTGCTCGTCCATCGTGATCGGGACCTGGACCTGCGCGGCGCGCGGATCGATGTCCCGGTCGAAGACGGGCCCACGCGTCTCGTCGCCCCGGATGCCGTGGGCGGTCAGCTGCTTGAGCCGGGCCACGTCCTCGGTGATCGCGGCCCGGTCCTGTGCCGTCAGGCCGCCGTCGCGGGCGTAGATGACGACCGCGGGGATCTGCTCAGGCCTGAAGTCCTCCGAGATCTGGAGGACTTGGGTGGATTCCGCGGACCCGGGCAGCCAGGACGCCGCGTCGTTGTCCTGCGCGTCGCTCAGCTTCTGGGCGAGCGGCGCCGTCACGAACAGCACCACCAGCCACAGGGCCAGCACCACCCACTTGGCGCGTCGTCCGCAGACCAGATGGGCTATGCCCTGCTGTCCCGAACCCGACCGCCGGTCCTTCTCCTGGGTCTCCGTCATGGTCACCCCCGCAGCCGTACAGCGATCCGGCCGGCGGCCCAGCATGGCACGCACGGCCCGGCCACAACATCCGATGAACGTCTTAGGTCTGGACCGGGGCGAACATTCGTGCCCGGACATGGCAGGCTTGGGTCATGGCCGCGCAGATCAACCCCAGCATCCTGTCCGCCGACTTCGCCCGCCTCGCGGACGAGGCGAAGGCGGTCGAGGGAGCCGACTACCTCCACGTCGACGTCATGGACAACCATTTCGTCCCGAACCTCACGCTCGGCGTGCCGGTCGTAGAGTCCCTGGCCCGTGCGACGGACACCCCGCTGGACTGCCATCTGATGATCGAGGCCCCCGATCGGTGGGCGCCCCAGTACGTGGAAGCGGGGGCCTCCTCCGTCACCTTCCATGTCGAGGCCGCCGCGGCCCCCGTGCGACTGGCCCGGGAGATCAGGGCCAAGGGCGCCCGCGCCTCCATGGCGCTGAAGCCGGCGACGCCCATCGAGCCGTACGAGGATCTGCTGCCCGAACTCGACATGCTGCTGATCATGACGGTCGAGCCGGGTTTCGGTGGTCAGGCGTTTCTCGACATCATGCTTCCGAAGATTCGCCGCACCCGCGAGTTGATCAGCAAGCACGGCCTCGACCTGTGGCTCCAGGTCGACGGCGGTGTCTCGGCCACCACCATCGAGCGGTGCGCGGAGGCGGGCGCGGACGTCTTCGTCGCCGGTTCGGCGGTGTACGGGGCGGACGACCCCGCCGCGGCGGTCCGCGCGTTGCGCGCTCAGGCGGAGGACGTCACGAAGTCCGCCGCCTGGGCATGCGACCACTGAGCCAAGGGAACGTGAACGGCGCCCATCAGGGCGGATCAAGAGCGCCGGATCTGCAAGGATGAACGGCGAATCCAGAGTGTGAACAGCAGTGAGGAGATCGCCGTGTCGGGTATGTCGGCGGGCCGGTCAGCCATGCGGATGGGACCCGCTGAGCTGGTGCAGGCGGCGGCCATGGCCCGCCGCTTCTACCTCGAGGGCAAATCCAAGATCCAGATCGCCGAGGAGTTCGGCGTCAGCCGCTTCAAGGTGGCCCGGGTCCTGGAGACCGCTCTCGAACGGGATCTGGTGCGCATCGAGATCCGGGTGCCGGCCGAGCTGGACGCCGAGCGCTCCGACGCGCTGCGCGCCCGCTACGGCCTGCGGCACGCGGTCGTGGTCGAGTCCCCGGCCGACGCCGAGGAGACGCCCGACCCGGAGAACCTGGGAGAAGTGGCCGCCGACCTGCTCGGCGAGCTCGTGAACGAGGGTGACGTGCTTGGCCTGGCCTGGGGCCGGTCCACCATCCACATGGCCGCGGCCCTCGACCGGCTGCCGCCGTGCACGGTGGTGCAGCTGACGGGTGTCTACGACGCCGGGACCGCCGAGCGCGGTTCGGTCGAGGCGGTCCGCCGCGCGGCCCAGGTGTCGGGCGGCGACGCCCACCCCATCTACGCGCCGATGCTGCTGCCGGACGCGGCCACCGCGGCTGCGCTGCGCCACCAGACGGGCATCGCGCGGGCCTTCGAGTACTTCGACAAGGTCACCGTCGCCTGCGTCTCCATCGGCTCCTGGGAGCCGGGCATCTCGACGGTGCACGACATGCTCAGCGACGAGGAGCGCGCGCACTACGCCTCGCTCGGTGTCGCCGCGGAGATGTCCGCGCACCTCTTCGACACCGAGGGCCGGCGTGTGGGGCGGGACCTGGGCGAGCGGTGCATCACGGTCAAGGCCGACCAGCTCCGCCGTATCCCGGAGGTCGTCGCGATCGCGGGCGGCGCGCGCAAGGCGGCCGCGATCGACGCCGTGCTGCGGTCCGGGCTCGTCACCAGCCTGGTGACGGACACTTCGGCGGCGGACGTGCTGATGGCGGCCGGTCCGACCCCGAGGCCGGCGCTCAACAGGGCGGATCCGGACGGGAACTGACGGAACATCAGGAGGGGGTGGCCACGGCCGCCCCCTCCTTCGTGTACGACCACCACGAATCGACGACCACTACGACGGGGCGGTGCCGGTATGACGGAGCTCGTGGTCACGCTCGACCTGGACGGGGTCACGGACAAGGCGGGCCTGATGGACCGCTGCGCCCGCGATCTGCGGCTGCCCGACTGGTTCGGGCGCAACTGGGACGCGCTGGCCGACTCCCTCTCCGACCGAACGGTGTGGCCGGAAAGCGCCGCCGAGCAGGGAATGCGGATCGTCGTGAGGAACTGGCGGCCGTACGCGAAGGCGCGGCCCGACGAGTGGGAGACCGCTCAGGAGGTGTTCGCCGAGGCGGTGGACCGCACGTCGGCGCTCTCCGTGCTGCTCGCCCTTGGAGGATCCTCCTAGGAGTCCTCTGACCTGCTCGTATGAAGCAACCGTGCATCGCAATCCGGTCAGCATGGGACAATGAAGTACGTGCTCTTCCCCCTGGCTGACCTGTCCGGGGGCCACCTCTGATCGACTGGGATGTGCAGCACGTGCGTTTCCTCAATGACATCCAGCCCCCGTACGACCTGACGTACGACGACGTCTTCATGGTCCCGAGCCGTAGCGCGGTCGGTTCGCGGCAGGGGGTGGACCTCAGCGCCCCGGACGGCACGGGCACCACGATCCCGCTGGTCGTCGCCAACATGACCGCCATCGCCGGCCGCCGTATGGCCGAGACGATGGCCCGGCGCGGCGGCCTGGTCGTCATCCCGCAGGACATCCCGATCGAGGTCGTCACCGAGGTCGTCGGCTGGGTGAAGAGTCGGCACCACGTCCTCGACACGCCGATCGTGCTGGCGCCGCACCAGACCGTCGCCGACGCGCTGGCCCTGCTGCCCAAGCGGGCCCACAACGCCGGTGTGGTCGTCGACGAGAACCAGCGGCCGGTCGGCGTGGTCACCGACGAGGACCTCTCCGGTGTGGACCGCTTCACGCAGCTCGAAGTGGTCATGTCCCGAGACCTGC
The DNA window shown above is from Streptomyces chartreusis and carries:
- a CDS encoding MMPL family transporter, with amino-acid sequence MTETQEKDRRSGSGQQGIAHLVCGRRAKWVVLALWLVVLFVTAPLAQKLSDAQDNDAASWLPGSAESTQVLQISEDFRPEQIPAVVIYARDGGLTAQDRAAITEDVARLKQLTAHGIRGDETRGPVFDRDIDPRAAQVQVPITMDEQGWDRIAPAVDSIKDIVGTSTGGLAVYVTGPGGTSADFAEAFEGIDSTLLLSAMAVVIVMLLITYRSPTLLLVPLVAVIVALFTAQALIYLLAQHGGLTVNGQSAGILTVLVFGAGTDYALLLVARYREELRHHEDRHEAMALALHRAGPAVLASGATVVLSMLVLLAAEMNSTSGLGPVAAIGVAVGLLAMMTLFPALLVIFGRWIFWPVIPHVGAENPHERGVWARMGRNIARRPRMTWAITAAVLAVCSLGLIQLRAEGLSNADAFTDKPESITGQEISEEFFPAGSGDPLVIVSNQAQAREVGRAVADTPGVVPESLGLPPGTKPFFEGKVLFEATMTAPSDSEAAKQTVERVRDAVHAVPDADAQVGGGTAALLDADKATTHDNILIIPLVLVVVMLILAALLRALIAPLLLIGTVILSFTAALGISALAFRHIFDYAGESTDFPLFVFVFLVALGIDYNIFLTTRIREEAAHQGTRKGVITGLAATGAVITSAGLVLAGTFAALGTLPMVAFAEIGFTVALGVLLDTFIVRSVLVTSLFLDVGKKVWWPHRLSRGDGDPAAVTGAETRVGQRGG
- the rpe gene encoding ribulose-phosphate 3-epimerase, whose amino-acid sequence is MAAQINPSILSADFARLADEAKAVEGADYLHVDVMDNHFVPNLTLGVPVVESLARATDTPLDCHLMIEAPDRWAPQYVEAGASSVTFHVEAAAAPVRLAREIRAKGARASMALKPATPIEPYEDLLPELDMLLIMTVEPGFGGQAFLDIMLPKIRRTRELISKHGLDLWLQVDGGVSATTIERCAEAGADVFVAGSAVYGADDPAAAVRALRAQAEDVTKSAAWACDH
- a CDS encoding sugar-binding transcriptional regulator, which translates into the protein MNSSEEIAVSGMSAGRSAMRMGPAELVQAAAMARRFYLEGKSKIQIAEEFGVSRFKVARVLETALERDLVRIEIRVPAELDAERSDALRARYGLRHAVVVESPADAEETPDPENLGEVAADLLGELVNEGDVLGLAWGRSTIHMAAALDRLPPCTVVQLTGVYDAGTAERGSVEAVRRAAQVSGGDAHPIYAPMLLPDAATAAALRHQTGIARAFEYFDKVTVACVSIGSWEPGISTVHDMLSDEERAHYASLGVAAEMSAHLFDTEGRRVGRDLGERCITVKADQLRRIPEVVAIAGGARKAAAIDAVLRSGLVTSLVTDTSAADVLMAAGPTPRPALNRADPDGN
- a CDS encoding barstar family protein; translation: MTELVVTLDLDGVTDKAGLMDRCARDLRLPDWFGRNWDALADSLSDRTVWPESAAEQGMRIVVRNWRPYAKARPDEWETAQEVFAEAVDRTSALSVLLALGGSS